Proteins from a single region of Nerophis ophidion isolate RoL-2023_Sa linkage group LG08, RoL_Noph_v1.0, whole genome shotgun sequence:
- the LOC133558188 gene encoding transient receptor potential cation channel subfamily M member 4-like isoform X2 — protein MRDTGDAAESGHTGSKSEKDQSWIPKIIKKRICSTFVEDSFSNGALCQCGGTRDTHASVALGDFFSTAIVNHWDSAQHSSECPTDAFGELQFAGSSKRHSYFLRLSWDTPPSMVYTLMTAHWDLPAPNLVVSVVGGEGKTKVKTWVREVLRQGLVKASQSTGAWILTAGLREGVGRCVGEAVRDHATAASSVSLNKVVALGVAPWGLVHNRQQLVNPQGSFPAKYHVQNISRDSCYLDNNYQAFLLVDDGSVGRRGGETSFRAKMEDYISHQRTGIWGSGSIDIPVLCMLVSGGASLLEALSIYNNKDLITIYHGEQEGPNEFDTVLLKALVRATKQRVSVEHSPYTEELKLAVTWNRVDIAKSELFNGDIQWRYEDLEDSMTDALINDKPQFVRLFTENGLNIVDYLTYGRLESLYRSVADGTLLYHLLQRRLVERLSSPHSQDSPHKVAAESIQSGPATAQSLFEVSGVLELLLGDVCQPFYFDVLGLQQITSKRRAMKRACKLLRGDCLYREKRCLYPWASLFIWAVLQNRSEMATFFWEMAGEPVLSALSGCKMLRVLSKLESETETKLSMKELAQKFENLAHDVFSSCYRSNESRSFTLLIRKSPVWGGTTCLQMGMGADARLFFSNDGVQSLLSQIWWGDMKRNTKVWKHILTFFCPILCYTKLISFRDQDDYQEDGGPKPGDDGLGRDSDSLYGTTVFSFSDIKHIEADAQGLHTPRTATIRGIPRKLRPPERPFIVSRWRQFWFAPVTSFLGNVIMYFLFLLLFAYVLLVDFKPPPPVGPAITELVLYFWVFTIVCEEIRETFFLGTMTLRQRVRVYIQDVWNKCDLIAIILFVIGLVFRMFESTFELSRDALCLDYMVFTLRLIHIFAIHKQLGPKIIIVGKMMKDVFFFLFFLMVWLMAYGVANQALIYSYDPNLDRIFRRVFYRPYLHIFGQIPVEEMDVGKDWDMPCTTNVTLIDQGAEPCRTMYTNWLVVILLVVYLLVTNILLINLLIAMFSYTFSEVQANSDIYWKFQRYNLIVQYHSRPSLAPPFIILSHINLFIKRIIRKVPSVKVHHFVLQLKGKAANKLMTWETIQKEDFLTAQSKIQKSSDSERLKRMSAKVDGVMKHLTESSDLDHRLRALESEMEYCSNALSWIVDTLAQGSSFKPPRTPPTLRDAFPSSSS, from the exons AGCTGGATccccaaaattattaaaaaaagaatttgttCCACCTTTGTAGAAGATTCTTTCAG TAATGGCGCTCTCTGTCAGTGTGGGGGGACAAGGGACACCCATGCCTCTGTGGCTCTCGGAGACTTTTTCAGCACCGCCATTGTCAACCACTGGGACAGTGCCCAGCACTCCTCTGAGTGCCCGACGGATGCCTTCGGAGAGTTGCAGTTTGCAGGGTCCAGCAAGAGACACAGCTAT TTCTTGCGTTTGTCATGGGACACACCCCCGTCTATGGTCTACACCTTAATGACAGCCCACTGGGATCTGCCTGCACCTAACCTGGTGGTCTCGGTAGTGGGAGGAGAAGGCAAGACGAAGGTGAAGACGTGGGTGCGTGAGGTGCTCAGGCAAGGACTGGTCAAAGCCTCACAAAGTACAG GAGCTTGGATTCTGACAGCGGGTCTCCGAGAAGGGGTCGGGCGTTGCGTCGGAGAGGCGGTGAGGGATCACGCCACCGCAGCGTCCTCTGTCTCCCTTAACAAGGTGGTGGCACTGGGGGTCGCTCCCTGGGGGCTCGTCCACAACCGGCAGCAGCTGGTCAATCCGCAG GGCAGTTTTCCTGCCAAGTATCACGTCCAAAACATTAGCCGGGACTCTTGCTACCTGGATAACAACTACCAGGCCTTCCTGCTGGTGGATGACGGGAGTGTGGGACGCAGAGGTGGAGAGACGAGCTTTAGAGCCAAAATGGAGGACTACATCTCCCACCAGCGCACGGGCATTTGGG gcagTGGAAGCATCGACATCCCTGTTCTATGCATGCTGGTTTCAGGTGGTGCCAGCCTGCTCGAG GCTTTGAGCATCTACAACAACAAAGACCTGATCACCATCTACCATGGAGAGCAGGAGGGTCCCAATGAATTCGACACAGTCCTGCTCAAAGCTCTGGTGCGAG CAACTAAGCAGCGCGTGTCTGTGGAGCACAGCCCGTATACTGAAGAGCTGAAGCTGGCGGTCACGTGGAACAGGGTGGACATCGCTAAGAGTGAACTCTTCAATGGAGACATCCAGTGGAGG TATGAAGACTTGGAGGACTCCATGACAGACGCCCTGATCAACGACAAGCCTCAGTTTGTGCGCCTCTTCACCGAGAATGGCCTTAACATTGTGGACTACTTGACCTACGGCAGGCTGGAAAGCCTCTACAGATCAGTGGCTGATGGGACGCTTCTCTACCATTTACTCCAGCGCCGCCTAGTGGAGCGACTCAGTTCACCGCACTCGCAGGATTCTCCTCACAAAGTCGCTGCTGAGAGCATCCAAAGTGGACCGGCGACAGCGCAGAGCCTTTTTgag GTGTCAGGAGTGCTTGAACTGCTGTTGGGAGACGTCTGCCAGCCTTTCTATTTTGATGTCTTGGGATTGCAACAGATCACATCCAAGAGGAGGGCAATGAAG CGTGCCTGTAAGCTGCTGCGTGGAGATTGTTTGTATCGAGAGAAACGCTGCCTCTATCCCTGGGCTTCGCTCTTCATCTGGGCTGTCCTCCAGAACCGCAGCGAGATGGCAACTTTCTTCTGGGAGATG GCAGGAGAGCCCGTGTTGAGTGCTCTGAGTGGATGCAAGATGCTGAGGGTACTTTCCAAACTGGAAAGTGAGACTGAAACCAAACTTTCCATGAAAGAGTTGGCCCAGAAATTTGAGAACCTGGCACACG ACGTCTTCAGCTCTTGTTACCGCAGCAACGAGAGTCGATCCTTCACCCTCCTGATCCGCAAATCTCCGGTGTGGGGCGGCACCACCTGCCTCCAGATGGGAATGGGTGCAGACGCTCGGCTTTTCTTCAGCAATGACGGTGTGCAG TCTCTGTTGTCCCAGATCTGGTGGGGTGACATGAAGAGGAACACAAAGGTGTGGAAACACATCCTCACCTTCTTCTGTCCCATTCTCTGCTACACCAAATTGATTTCCTTCAG GGACCAAGATGACTACCAGGAAGATGGGGGCCCAAAGCCCGGTGATGATGGCTTGGGTCGAGACAGTGACAGCCTCTACGGCACCACCGTCTTCTCATTCTCCGACATTAAGCACAT TGAAGCAGATGCACAAGGACTACACACTCCCAGGACAGCGACCATCAGAG GCATACCTCGCAAGTTGAGACCTCCAGAGCGGCCTTTCATTGTGTCAAGATGGCGTCAATTCTGGTTCGCGCCCGTCACGTCCTTTTTGGGCAACGTCATTATGTACTTCCTCTTCCTCCTGCTTTTTGCCTATGTGCTGCTGGTGGACTTTAAGCCCCCGCCACCAGTTGGTCCCGCCATAACTGAGCTAGTGCTGTACTTTTGGGTGTTCACCATCGTATGCGAAGAGATCCGAGAG ACCTTCTTCTTAGGTACGATGACTTTGCGCCAGAGGGTCAGGGTCTACATTCAAGATGTGTGGAACAAGTGTGACCTCATCGCCATCATTCTTTTCGTCATTGGACTAGTGTTCAG GATGTTTGAGTCGACCTTTGAATTAAGCCGGGATGCTCTGTGCCTGGACTACATGGTCTTCACCCTTCGCCTCATTCACATCTTCGCCATTCACAAACAGCTGGGACCAAAAATCATCATAGTTGGAAAGATG ATGAAGGatgtcttcttcttcctcttcttcttaaTGGTGTGGCTAATGGCATACGGAGTGGCAAATCAGGCTCTGATATACTCCTACGACCCCAATCTGGATCGCATCTTCCGCCGGGTTTTCTACAGGCCGTACTTGCACATTTTTGGACAGATCCCCGTCGAAGAAATGGACG TGGGAAAGGACTGGGACATGCCGTGCACCACCAATGTGACGCTGATTGACCAGGGTGCAGAGCCGTGTCGGACTATGTACACTAACTGGCTGGTGGTAATCCTGCTGGTTGTTTACCTGCTGGTCACCAACATCCTGCTCATCAATCTTCTCATCGCAATGTTCAG CTACACCTTCTCCGAGGTGCAGGCCAACAGCGACATTTACTGGAAATTCCAGCGCTACAACCTCATCGTTCAGTACCACTCGCGTCCTTCGCTGGCGCCGCCCTTCATCATCCTCTCTCACATCAACCTCTTTATCAAGAGGATAATCCGCAAAGTGCCCTCGGTCAAGGTTCACCACTTTG TGTTGCAGTTAAAGGGGAAGGCGGCGAACAAGCTGATGACCTGGGAAACCATTCAAAAGGAGGACTTCCTCACCGCTCAGAGCAAGATCCAGAAGAGCAGCGACTCCGAGAGGCTCAAGCGCATGTCTGCCAA AGTGGATGGGGTGATGAAACATCTGACTGAAAGCAGTGACTTGGACCACAGGCTGAGGGCTTTAGAAAGTGAG ATGGAGTATTGCTCCAATGCTCTGAGCTGGATTGTTGATACTTTGGCTCAAGGCAGCTCCTTCAAACCTCCACGGACTCCCCCGACATTAAGAG atgCATTCCCGTCTTCTAGCTCTTGA
- the LOC133558188 gene encoding transient receptor potential cation channel subfamily M member 4-like isoform X1: MRDTGDAAESGHTGSKSEKDQSWIPKIIKKRICSTFVEDSFSNGALCQCGGTRDTHASVALGDFFSTAIVNHWDSAQHSSECPTDAFGELQFAGSSKRHSYFLRLSWDTPPSMVYTLMTAHWDLPAPNLVVSVVGGEGKTKVKTWVREVLRQGLVKASQSTGAWILTAGLREGVGRCVGEAVRDHATAASSVSLNKVVALGVAPWGLVHNRQQLVNPQGSFPAKYHVQNISRDSCYLDNNYQAFLLVDDGSVGRRGGETSFRAKMEDYISHQRTGIWGSGSIDIPVLCMLVSGGASLLERVDLSLKNSMPWLVLAGSGGMADFLSDILVNQSSAPVAQSSGEGDAEATPSMDLKDRVAERVRKYFPSEVETDKLVERALSIYNNKDLITIYHGEQEGPNEFDTVLLKALVRATKQRVSVEHSPYTEELKLAVTWNRVDIAKSELFNGDIQWRYEDLEDSMTDALINDKPQFVRLFTENGLNIVDYLTYGRLESLYRSVADGTLLYHLLQRRLVERLSSPHSQDSPHKVAAESIQSGPATAQSLFEVSGVLELLLGDVCQPFYFDVLGLQQITSKRRAMKRACKLLRGDCLYREKRCLYPWASLFIWAVLQNRSEMATFFWEMAGEPVLSALSGCKMLRVLSKLESETETKLSMKELAQKFENLAHDVFSSCYRSNESRSFTLLIRKSPVWGGTTCLQMGMGADARLFFSNDGVQSLLSQIWWGDMKRNTKVWKHILTFFCPILCYTKLISFRDQDDYQEDGGPKPGDDGLGRDSDSLYGTTVFSFSDIKHIEADAQGLHTPRTATIRGIPRKLRPPERPFIVSRWRQFWFAPVTSFLGNVIMYFLFLLLFAYVLLVDFKPPPPVGPAITELVLYFWVFTIVCEEIRETFFLGTMTLRQRVRVYIQDVWNKCDLIAIILFVIGLVFRMFESTFELSRDALCLDYMVFTLRLIHIFAIHKQLGPKIIIVGKMMKDVFFFLFFLMVWLMAYGVANQALIYSYDPNLDRIFRRVFYRPYLHIFGQIPVEEMDVGKDWDMPCTTNVTLIDQGAEPCRTMYTNWLVVILLVVYLLVTNILLINLLIAMFSYTFSEVQANSDIYWKFQRYNLIVQYHSRPSLAPPFIILSHINLFIKRIIRKVPSVKVHHFVLQLKGKAANKLMTWETIQKEDFLTAQSKIQKSSDSERLKRMSAKVDGVMKHLTESSDLDHRLRALESEMEYCSNALSWIVDTLAQGSSFKPPRTPPTLRDAFPSSSS; the protein is encoded by the exons AGCTGGATccccaaaattattaaaaaaagaatttgttCCACCTTTGTAGAAGATTCTTTCAG TAATGGCGCTCTCTGTCAGTGTGGGGGGACAAGGGACACCCATGCCTCTGTGGCTCTCGGAGACTTTTTCAGCACCGCCATTGTCAACCACTGGGACAGTGCCCAGCACTCCTCTGAGTGCCCGACGGATGCCTTCGGAGAGTTGCAGTTTGCAGGGTCCAGCAAGAGACACAGCTAT TTCTTGCGTTTGTCATGGGACACACCCCCGTCTATGGTCTACACCTTAATGACAGCCCACTGGGATCTGCCTGCACCTAACCTGGTGGTCTCGGTAGTGGGAGGAGAAGGCAAGACGAAGGTGAAGACGTGGGTGCGTGAGGTGCTCAGGCAAGGACTGGTCAAAGCCTCACAAAGTACAG GAGCTTGGATTCTGACAGCGGGTCTCCGAGAAGGGGTCGGGCGTTGCGTCGGAGAGGCGGTGAGGGATCACGCCACCGCAGCGTCCTCTGTCTCCCTTAACAAGGTGGTGGCACTGGGGGTCGCTCCCTGGGGGCTCGTCCACAACCGGCAGCAGCTGGTCAATCCGCAG GGCAGTTTTCCTGCCAAGTATCACGTCCAAAACATTAGCCGGGACTCTTGCTACCTGGATAACAACTACCAGGCCTTCCTGCTGGTGGATGACGGGAGTGTGGGACGCAGAGGTGGAGAGACGAGCTTTAGAGCCAAAATGGAGGACTACATCTCCCACCAGCGCACGGGCATTTGGG gcagTGGAAGCATCGACATCCCTGTTCTATGCATGCTGGTTTCAGGTGGTGCCAGCCTGCTCGAG AGAGTAGATCTGTCCCTGAAGAACTCCATGCCTTGGTTAGTGCTGGCGGGCTCAGGAGGCATGGCCGACTTCCTGAGCGACATCCTGGTGAACCAGTCATCAGCACCAGTAGCCCAGTCCTCCGGTGAGGGTGATGCTGAAGCTACTCCTAGCATGGACCTGAAAGACAGAGTTGCAGAACGGGTTCGGAAATACTTCCCCTCTGAAGTGGAGACGGACAAACTTGTTGAGCGT GCTTTGAGCATCTACAACAACAAAGACCTGATCACCATCTACCATGGAGAGCAGGAGGGTCCCAATGAATTCGACACAGTCCTGCTCAAAGCTCTGGTGCGAG CAACTAAGCAGCGCGTGTCTGTGGAGCACAGCCCGTATACTGAAGAGCTGAAGCTGGCGGTCACGTGGAACAGGGTGGACATCGCTAAGAGTGAACTCTTCAATGGAGACATCCAGTGGAGG TATGAAGACTTGGAGGACTCCATGACAGACGCCCTGATCAACGACAAGCCTCAGTTTGTGCGCCTCTTCACCGAGAATGGCCTTAACATTGTGGACTACTTGACCTACGGCAGGCTGGAAAGCCTCTACAGATCAGTGGCTGATGGGACGCTTCTCTACCATTTACTCCAGCGCCGCCTAGTGGAGCGACTCAGTTCACCGCACTCGCAGGATTCTCCTCACAAAGTCGCTGCTGAGAGCATCCAAAGTGGACCGGCGACAGCGCAGAGCCTTTTTgag GTGTCAGGAGTGCTTGAACTGCTGTTGGGAGACGTCTGCCAGCCTTTCTATTTTGATGTCTTGGGATTGCAACAGATCACATCCAAGAGGAGGGCAATGAAG CGTGCCTGTAAGCTGCTGCGTGGAGATTGTTTGTATCGAGAGAAACGCTGCCTCTATCCCTGGGCTTCGCTCTTCATCTGGGCTGTCCTCCAGAACCGCAGCGAGATGGCAACTTTCTTCTGGGAGATG GCAGGAGAGCCCGTGTTGAGTGCTCTGAGTGGATGCAAGATGCTGAGGGTACTTTCCAAACTGGAAAGTGAGACTGAAACCAAACTTTCCATGAAAGAGTTGGCCCAGAAATTTGAGAACCTGGCACACG ACGTCTTCAGCTCTTGTTACCGCAGCAACGAGAGTCGATCCTTCACCCTCCTGATCCGCAAATCTCCGGTGTGGGGCGGCACCACCTGCCTCCAGATGGGAATGGGTGCAGACGCTCGGCTTTTCTTCAGCAATGACGGTGTGCAG TCTCTGTTGTCCCAGATCTGGTGGGGTGACATGAAGAGGAACACAAAGGTGTGGAAACACATCCTCACCTTCTTCTGTCCCATTCTCTGCTACACCAAATTGATTTCCTTCAG GGACCAAGATGACTACCAGGAAGATGGGGGCCCAAAGCCCGGTGATGATGGCTTGGGTCGAGACAGTGACAGCCTCTACGGCACCACCGTCTTCTCATTCTCCGACATTAAGCACAT TGAAGCAGATGCACAAGGACTACACACTCCCAGGACAGCGACCATCAGAG GCATACCTCGCAAGTTGAGACCTCCAGAGCGGCCTTTCATTGTGTCAAGATGGCGTCAATTCTGGTTCGCGCCCGTCACGTCCTTTTTGGGCAACGTCATTATGTACTTCCTCTTCCTCCTGCTTTTTGCCTATGTGCTGCTGGTGGACTTTAAGCCCCCGCCACCAGTTGGTCCCGCCATAACTGAGCTAGTGCTGTACTTTTGGGTGTTCACCATCGTATGCGAAGAGATCCGAGAG ACCTTCTTCTTAGGTACGATGACTTTGCGCCAGAGGGTCAGGGTCTACATTCAAGATGTGTGGAACAAGTGTGACCTCATCGCCATCATTCTTTTCGTCATTGGACTAGTGTTCAG GATGTTTGAGTCGACCTTTGAATTAAGCCGGGATGCTCTGTGCCTGGACTACATGGTCTTCACCCTTCGCCTCATTCACATCTTCGCCATTCACAAACAGCTGGGACCAAAAATCATCATAGTTGGAAAGATG ATGAAGGatgtcttcttcttcctcttcttcttaaTGGTGTGGCTAATGGCATACGGAGTGGCAAATCAGGCTCTGATATACTCCTACGACCCCAATCTGGATCGCATCTTCCGCCGGGTTTTCTACAGGCCGTACTTGCACATTTTTGGACAGATCCCCGTCGAAGAAATGGACG TGGGAAAGGACTGGGACATGCCGTGCACCACCAATGTGACGCTGATTGACCAGGGTGCAGAGCCGTGTCGGACTATGTACACTAACTGGCTGGTGGTAATCCTGCTGGTTGTTTACCTGCTGGTCACCAACATCCTGCTCATCAATCTTCTCATCGCAATGTTCAG CTACACCTTCTCCGAGGTGCAGGCCAACAGCGACATTTACTGGAAATTCCAGCGCTACAACCTCATCGTTCAGTACCACTCGCGTCCTTCGCTGGCGCCGCCCTTCATCATCCTCTCTCACATCAACCTCTTTATCAAGAGGATAATCCGCAAAGTGCCCTCGGTCAAGGTTCACCACTTTG TGTTGCAGTTAAAGGGGAAGGCGGCGAACAAGCTGATGACCTGGGAAACCATTCAAAAGGAGGACTTCCTCACCGCTCAGAGCAAGATCCAGAAGAGCAGCGACTCCGAGAGGCTCAAGCGCATGTCTGCCAA AGTGGATGGGGTGATGAAACATCTGACTGAAAGCAGTGACTTGGACCACAGGCTGAGGGCTTTAGAAAGTGAG ATGGAGTATTGCTCCAATGCTCTGAGCTGGATTGTTGATACTTTGGCTCAAGGCAGCTCCTTCAAACCTCCACGGACTCCCCCGACATTAAGAG atgCATTCCCGTCTTCTAGCTCTTGA
- the LOC133558192 gene encoding zinc finger protein 446-like, with the protein MKRMVEGEDPQTFLDVFEVTAIASRWPEEEWGARLLPLLVGEAQRAVLSLPAAARKQYANLRHAILDRVGSIPEDHRRRFRAMKLEPDGRPFIFTYQLRDAATRWLQPNGQDQKMLEAIILEQFLDAIPTRTSAWVRYHSPSKQQ; encoded by the coding sequence ATGAAGCGCATGGTGGAAGGGGAGGATCCCCAGACATTCCTGGACGTCTTCGAAGTAACAGCAATAGCAAGCAGATGGCCGGAAGAAGAATGGGGTGCAAgactgctgccgctcctggtgggggaggcacaGCGGGCGGTGTTGAGTCTCCCGGCAGCCGCCCGCAAGCAGTATGCCAACCTCCGTCATGCCATCCTGGACCGAGTCGGCAGCATCCCCGAAGACCACCGCCGAAGATTCAGGGCGATGAAGCTGGAGCCAGACGGCCGGCCTTTCATCTTCACGTACCAGCTGAGGGACGCAGCGACCCGGTGGCTCCAGCCCAACGGGCAAGACCAGAAAATGCTGGAAGCCATCATCCTGGAGCAGTTCCTGGACGCCATCCCGACCAGGACCTCAGCTTGGGTGAGGTACCACAGCCCTTCAAAGCAGCAGTGA